In Chaetodon trifascialis isolate fChaTrf1 chromosome 23, fChaTrf1.hap1, whole genome shotgun sequence, the following proteins share a genomic window:
- the shtn2 gene encoding shootin-1, with product MWLQSEDGAAAESDGDSDLSFEDERDVQCEILELQRDEANQRLSELEEVSNQLLKEINVLELQFQIERSCRESAEALAVKVTKENKVLKRTSQMLMPLIPELPENLAAATFDPEADPAVNCDVVDLGGDSNEATLLLESQAKIAELQTSVDGLLAEKLQLEQRVEDLTKEQAQLREQLVLEVEEKEAVLRKMNKQSKTMNKIKRMSQLVTEEFTEMSQKLELEQGLRQHAEVFAHQMVAQQTAARGRSAMLTQSSETSLQLQQALEQISTVSAALCDIQRYYHDQVKQSQSGGEESSLLSELQNLKEQLEASEEEREALETQLSEANSAVTQLQEEVKQLQDALNREDKPDEAEEESTPAPPPPLPPPPPPPPPPPPPPPPPPTAVTNSLDFLRSRRKERSSKAHQDAAPVLNVKAKAVDEMMERIKKGIVLRPVKRIQEDDGSWTDQRSDSRKSVILELKGMLDNMKQQPLRRAPSRRRIGRNVGEAELLQVLQRRRRAMAESRDLSSAQTHDPQAACVPAAGDAPWAGESGSAPVLRRLRQNREKRDSRIRASALIISQNS from the exons ATGTGGCTGCAAAGTGAGGACGGGGCAGCAGCAG AGTCTGACGGAGACAGCGATTTGTCTTTCGAAGATGAGAGAGACGTTCAG TGTGAAATCCTGGAATTGCAGAGGGATGAAGCCAATCAGAGACTGTCTGAATTGGAGGAAG TGTCCAATCAGCTCCTGAAAGAGATCAATGTTCTGGAGCTCCAGTTCCAGATTGAACGCTCCTGCAGAGAGAGTGCTGAGGCTCTGGCTGTCAAA GTGACCAAAGAGAACAAAGTCCTGAAGAGGACGAGCCAGATGCTGATGCCCCTCATCCCCGAGCTGCCTGAAAACTTGGCCGCTGCGACCTTTGACCCAGAGGCTGACCCCGCGGTTAACTGTGACGTGGTCGACCTTGGTGGGGACAGCAATGAGGCgacgctgctgctggagagtCAAGCCAAGATCGCAG agctgcagacgtCAGTCGACGGTCTGCTGgctgagaagctgcagctggagcaaCGAGTGGAGGATCTGACCAAAGAGCAGGCCCAGCTCAGAGAGCAG ctggttctggaggtggaggagaaagaggccGTCCTGAGGAAGATGAACAAGCAGAGCAAAACCATGAATAAAATCAAACGGA TGTCCCAGCTTGTCACAGAGGAGTTCACAGAGATGTCTCagaagctggagctggagcagggCCTCCGGCAGCACGCTGAAGTCTTCGCCCACCag ATGGTGGCGCAGCAGACGGCGGCCCGCGGGCGGAGCGCGATGCTGACGCAGAGCTCGGAGACCAGCCTGCAGCTGCAACAGGCGCTGGAGCAGATCTCCACCGTCAGCGCGGCCCTCTGCGATATACAGCGCTATTACCACGACCAG GTAAAGCAAAGCCAGAGCGGCGGGGAAGAGAGCAgcctcctctctgagctgcagaacctgaaagagcagctggaggcgagcgaagaggagagggaggcctTAGAGACTCAGCTGTCCGAGGCTAACAGCGCCGTCACACAGCTCCAGGAGGAAG TGAAACAGTTGCAAGATGCACTGAACCGAGAGGATAAACCTGACGAAGCAGAGGAGGAATCCactcctgctccacctccacctctgcctccaccgccgcctccgccgcctcctccacctcctccacctcctccacctcccaccGCTGTCACCAA CTCACTTGATTTCCtgagaagcaggaggaaagaaagatcCAGCAAGGCTCATCAGGACG CAGCGCCCGTTTTGAACGTGAAGGCGAAAGCGGTGGATGAAATGATGGAGAGGATAAAGAAAGGCATCGTCCTGAGGCCCGTCAAGCGAATACAG GAGGACGACGGCTCCTGGACG GACCAGAGGAGTGACAGCAGAAAGTCCGTCATCCTGGAGCTCAAAGGAATGCTG GACAACATGAAACAGCAGCCCCTCCGCAGAGCGCCGTCCAGGAGGCGAATTGGCCGAAATGTCGGGGAAGCGGAGCTCCTGCAGGttctccagaggaggaggagagcgatgGCGGAGAGCCGGGACCTGTCCTCAGCACAGACTCATG